A genomic window from Dermacentor silvarum isolate Dsil-2018 chromosome 9, BIME_Dsil_1.4, whole genome shotgun sequence includes:
- the LOC125940387 gene encoding uncharacterized protein K02A2.6-like, whose amino-acid sequence MKSTTASKTVEKLRTVFAAFGLPEQIVTDNGPQFVSDEFAVFLRSNAVQHVKTPPYHPASNGAAERLVQTVKNLVRQLRDERRSGQARTIQHRLDQLLLTYRNTPCSTTVRITGAPLAQPGPATPEETEETPTEVQEPTSEATDSTAVEQPPEPLPRRSTRVRRQPER is encoded by the exons ATGAAATCGACCACGGCGTCGAAGACTGTAGAAAAGCTTCGCACCGTTTTTGCAGCGTTTGGGCTTCCCGAACAGATTGTGACAGATAATGGTCCTCAATTTGTGTCTGACGAATTTGCAGTTTTCCTCAGATCCAATGCTGTGCAACACGTCAAGACACCTCCGTACCATCCGGCTTCGAAtggggcagcagagaggctcgtcCAGACGGTAAAGAACTTGGTACGCCAACTGCGAGACGAGAGGCGCTCGGGGCAAGCCCGAACCATTCAACACCGGCTGGACCAGTTACTCCTCACATACCGCAACACGCCATGCTCCACGACTG TGCGCATCACTGGCGCACCTCTAGCGCAACCTGGTCCGGCGACCCCTGAAGAAACAGAGGAAACTCCTACCGAGGTCCAGGAACCAACGTCGGAAGCTACAGATTCTACCGCCGTTGAACAACCTCCTGAACCTCTGCCACGCCGAAGCACAAGGGTTCGGCGACAGCCTGAAAGATAA